The genomic segment TGCCGTGCTCACCGCAGAAATCCAGCATCTCCTGCGTCTCCGGCAGCCCGCCGATGAGCGAGCCGGCGATGCGGCGGCGCCCCAGGACCACCGGGAAGGTGTGCAGCGCCGGCTCCACCGGCCCGAGCAATCCCACGATGATCAGGGTGCCGTCGCGCTTCAGCACGTTGACGTAGGGGTTGAGGTCGTGCGGCACCGGCACGGTGTCGAGGATGAAGTCGAAGCTCGCCGCAGCGGCTTCCATCTGTGCGGCGTCCGTGGACACGATGACGTGGTGCGCGCCCTGCTTCTTCGCCTCCTCGACCTTCGCCGCGGAACGCGTGAACACCGTCACCTCGGCGCCGAGCGCGCGCGCGAACTTGACGCCCATGTGGCCGAGCCCGCCCATGCCGACCACGCCGACGCGGTGCCCCTTGCCGACGCCGAAGTGCTTCAGCGGCGACCAGGTGGTGATGCCCGCGCACAGCAGCGGGGCCGCCGCGGCGAGGTCGAGACTCTCCGGCATGCGCAGCACGAAGCGGTCGCTGACCACGATCTGCTCCGAGTAGCCGCCGTAGGTCGGCGTGCCGTCGTGGCGGTCGACGCCGTTGTAGGTGCCGACCCAGCCCTGCTCACAGTACTGTTCCAGCCCGTGCTCGCAGGATCCGCATTCGCGGCAGGAATCCACCAGGCAGCCGACGCCGACCCGGTCGCCGGGCTTGAAGCCGGTGACCGCGTCGCCCACTGCTTTTACGGTGCCGACGATCTCGTGGCCGGGCACGATGGGATAAGTGGTGATGCCCCAGTCGTTGTAAGCCGTGTGCAGGTCGCTGTGGCACACCCCGCAATATTCGATCTCGATCAGCACGTCGTCCGGCCGCGGCGCGCGACGCTCGATGGGAAACGGCGCCACCCCGGAATCCGGCGACTGGGCGGCGTAGGCTTTGACCTGGGGCATGGCGGGACTCCTGGAAGCGAATAGGCAAGGGTGCTGATTATGCCACCTCGCGCATGACGCTCCCCAGCGCCATCGTCGCCGGCAGCGGCGCGTGGTAGCCTCGGGCGATGGCAACGCCTGCTGCGCGGGGATAGACCAGCATTGAGCGAACAACCACGGCCGCCTATTTCGCTGGCCATCGGGGTCACCGGCCACCGCGACCTGGTCGACGTGGAGCTGCCCGTGCTGCGGGCCCGCATCGCGGAACTGCTGGATTACATGGCCCGCGAGTTCCCGGGACTGCCGCTGCAAGGACTGTCCTCACTGGCCGAAGGCGCCGACCGGCTGTTCGCCGAAGTGGCCCTGGAGCGGGGCATCCCGCTGGTCGCGGTGCTGCCGATGCCGGTCGCGGAGTACGAGCAGGACTTCACCGCAGCGGCGTCGCGCGCCAAGTTCCACGAGCTGCTGGGGCAATCCGAGGTAATGGAACTGGCGGCCCCCAAGGGGCTGCCGCCCGCCGGCACGGAGACCGGTCGCCAGGGCCGCTATGCGGCCGCCGGCGTCTTTATCGCCAGCCACTGCCAGGTGCTGGTCGCCCTGTGGGACGGCAAGCCGCCCATCCATCGTGGCGGCACCGCGGACATCGTCAGCTACCGCATCACCGGTTACCTGCCGGGCTCCGACCCGGAAGGGATCGGGCCCGAGGACCTGCTGGCGGACAACGAGAACGACCTCGTCTACCACATTGCGTGCTCACGCGCCCAACCGGACGGCAGCCCGGTCGCCGGGCGGGTTCCGGGCGAAGTCGGCTGGTTGACCGACGATCCATATGAGCCGCGCACCAGCGACCTGCCGCTCCACTACCGCAACATCTTCAACCACATGCAGTCGTTCGCGGGCGAATGCCTGCAGCATCGCACCGCCATCGCGCAGCATGGCCGCTCGCTGCTGGAGAACCGGCCTTTTCCGCCGGCGGTGGAGCACGTCGACCAGCTCTTTGCCACCGCCGACTGGCTGGCGAACATTTACCAGAAGCGCGTCAGCCGCTCGCTGCGCACGCTCTACACGCTGGGTTTCTTCATGGGCCTCGCCTTCGTGCTGTATTCGGACCTCTACCCGGCCCGCTGGGTGTTGTGGGCCTTCCTCGCGCTGTTTGCGACGGGTGTCTACCTGCACCGCCAGGCCGAGCGCGGGGCCTGGCACCGGCGTTACCTCGACTATCGCGCCCTCGCCGAGGGCCTGCGCGTCCAGGTGTACTGGAGCATGGCCGGACTCTCGAGCCCCGGCGGCGGCCGCTTCGCCCACGACGTCTTCCTGCAGAAGCAGGACGTGGAGCTGTCCTGGATCCGCCACGTCATGCGCAATGCCGCGATCACGAGCGACGCCGATCCCGCCGGCGTGCGGCCGCCCTCGCCCGACGGCGTCGAATTCGCCATCCGGGAATGGGTCGGCCGGCCCGACAGCGGTCAGATCGGCTACTACGCGAACCGCGCGCTGCAGCGCTCGCGCCGCAATGTGCTCACCGAGCGCGTGGGGCGCATCGCCCTGTGCACCGGTATCGGGGTGGCAGGCGTGCTCGCCGTCATCGCGGCGCGGCTGCCCGAGATCTGGCACGACATCCTGCTGTTCAGCGTCGGTGCGCTGACGCTCTCCGCCGCCGTGCGCGAGGCCTACGCCTTCCGCACCGCGGACAAGGAACTGGTCAAGCAATACCGCTTCATGCACCGCATTTTTTCCAACGCCCGGCGGCGGCTGGACACGGCCAGCAACGACGCCGAGCGGCGCGGCATCCTGCGCGCACTAGGCGACGCCGCGCTGGACGAGCACACCGAGTGGATCCTGATGCACCGCGAGCGGCCGCCGGAGCACGGCAAGCTCTGAGCGCCAGGACGCCGCAATACGGAGGCAACAGGCCATGAGCGACGCCTACCGGGCATTTATCAGCTACAGCCACGAGGACGAGGCCTGGGCAGGCTGGCTGCAGCGCGGACTGGAGCGATACCGGGTACCCAGCCGCCTCAGGGCCGCCCGGCCGGAACTGCCGCGCCGCCTGTATCCCGTGTTCCGCGATCGCGAAGAGCTGGCCTCCAGCGGCGACCTCGGAGACTCCATCCGCACGGCGCTGGCGCGCGCCGAGGCACTGGTCGTGGTCTGCTCGCCCGCCGCCGCGGCGTCGCGGTGGGTGAACGAGGAGATCCGGCTGTTCCGCTCTCTCGCACCCGGCCGGCCGGTGCTGTGCCTGATGGTCGCCGGCGACCCCGACCCCGCCAGCGGCGATTGCGCCTTCCCGCCCGCGCTGCGCCGCGACGACGAGGGCGCCGTGCTGCCTGAGCCGCTCGCCGCCGATCCGCGCGAGCACGCCGACGGGCGCCGCGGGGCCTTGCTCAAGATCGCGGCGGGGCTGCTCGGCGTGGGCGTCGACGCCCTGCGGCAGCGCGACCAGCAACGCCGGGTGCGAGTCGCCTCGGGCGTGGCCGCGCTGGCCTCGGTCGTGGCGCTGCTCACCATCGGCCTCGCGATCAATGCCCAGCTCGCGCGCGAGGAAGCCGAGCTGCGGCGCGGACAGGCCGAAGGCCTGATCAGCTTCATGCTCGGCGACCTGCGCGCGCGACTCGAGCCGCTCGGCCAGCTCGACATGCTGGACGCCGTCGGCGCACAGGCCATGCAGTACTTCGCCGAGCTCGGCGACAAGGGTAGCGAGGAAGAGGTGCTGGCGCGCGCCATGGCGCTGCGCCAGATCGGCGAAGTGCGCTTTCACCGCGGGCAGCTGCAGGAGGCGCTGGACGCCTTCAACGAGTCGCGGGACATCGCCGCGGCGCTGCACGAGCATTATCCGCAGCAGGACCGGTACCTCTTCGAACTGGGCCAGGCCGAATTCTGGGTCGGCTACGTGGGATGGGAGCAGAACCGGCTCGACGTGGCGGCGCAGGGCATGCAGACCTACATGACGCATACGCGCACGTTGCTCGAGCGCGACCCCGCCAATCCCGACTACCGGCTCGAGCTCGCCTACGCCCTGTCCAACCTGGGCGCGATCGCGCGCCAGCAACGCGAGTTCCCGCGCGCACTGCAGTATTTCCAGGACTCGGTCGGGGCGACGCGAGTGCTGTCCGACGCCGACCCGGACAACGCACGCCTGCTCACCATGCTCAGCGAGGGCTGGTCATGGATCGGTTCGACGCTGGAGGATCTCGCGCGCCTGCCCGAGGCCGAAGCGGCCTTCGAAAAATCCATGGGATTTGCCACGGCGGCGTATGCGTTGAGCGATAGCCCGCTGGACCGCGAGCAGGCCAGCGACATGGCCACCTTCCTGGCCGACACGCTGCTGTACCAGGGCAAGGTGGAGCCGGCGTTGCAGCGCTTCCGCGAGTCGCTGCCGATTCACGAGGAACTGGCTCGACACGACCCGACCAACGCCCGCTGGGAGCTGGCGCTCTACCGCACGCGGCGCAAGCTCGCCGAAGTCGCCGTGGCCACGACAATGGCGGGACCCGACCGGGCCGAGTTGCAGGCCGTCATCAGCGGCCTGGACGGACTGGTCGAACTCGACACGTCGGCCGCCGGGCCACGGCGGCAGCTGGCGCTGGCCTTGCGCGTGCAGGCACTGGTCGAACTGGCGGCGGACCGGCCCGAGCTCGCCCTGGCCCAGGCCCAACGCGCCCGGGACGTGCTGGCGGCAGGCGAGACCGACCTTGGAACCCAGGGTACGGATGCGGCGCTGGTCAGCGAAACCCTGGGGTCGGCGGCGGCAGCGGCAGGCGAGCTCGAGCGGGCGCACGCAGCCTGGCAGACCGCGCTCGATGCGCTGCCCGAGGCCGAGGTGAGGAACCTGATGCAGAAGGCGCTCTATGCACGGCTCACTACCCGGCTCGGGCGCGCGGCCGAGGCACAGGGCGTCGCCGCCGAACTGGCCGCCCTCGGCTGGGCCGATCCAAGGCATCCCCTGCCCGACCCGGGCAGCAACGAGCCCTGAGGCGGGTCAGGGCGCCGCTCAGGCGCCCTGCGCCCTGGAGAAGCCGGGCTCTCCGTCGAAGGTGTAGAGGTTCTCGGTCTTCACCACGTCCAGTCCGGCCGCGGCCAGTTGCAGCAGCAGCGCGGGCACATCCCGCGCCGAGACCCCAGCAGCCTCGCCGGAGAAGCGGCAGCGCCAGTGGTCGGAGCGCAGCGTCTGCGGGCAGCCGCCCGGGTAGACCTTGACCCCGCGGTTGGTGATGAGCTCGAACTGCAGGCCGCCGGCCCGGACCGTCTCCAGGCGGCGCCCCAGTACCGCGGGATCCCGCCCCGCCTCGTCCCAATGGAGGAACACGTCGAGGCCGACGAGTTCCTTGGTGGCCTGCCGGGCGGGCGCCATGACCTTGTCGACATGCAGCGCCGGCATGGCCTCGGCGGCGCGGGCGGCCGGCAAGTGGTGGGGCTGCAGTCCGAGCCGCTCGCTCACCGCGGCGGCAAAGGCCTGGGTGCCGACCCGGCGCTTGCTGATGCCGGGGCGGAAGATGTCGCTGGTGTGAATGCCGTCCTCGAGCGTGCGCAGCCAGGCGTTGTGGATCATCGTCGCCGGGGCATGGCGCCCGAGGTGATGCAGCATCATTACCGCGGCGAGCAGGAGCCCGGAGGGGTTGGCGATGTCCCGCCCCGCGATGTCGGGCGCCGAGCCGTGGACCGCCTCGAACATGGCGCAGTCGCGGCCGATGTTGGCCGAGCCCGCGAGGCCGATGGAGCCGGAGACCTCGGCGGCGACGTCGGAAAGAATGTCGCCATAGAGGTTGGGCGTCACCACGACGTCAAAGCCCCCGGGGCGCGAGGCCATGCGCGCAGTGCCGATGTCGATGATCATGTGCTCCGCGGCGATCTCCGGATAATCGCGCGCGGTCTCCTCGAACACCTGCTGGAACAGGCCGTCGGTCAGTTTCATGATGTTCGACTTGGTCATGCAGGTGACCTTGCGCCGGCCGTGGGCGCGCGCGTACTCGAAGGCATAGCGGCAGATGCGCTCGCAGCCCGGCCGCGTGATGAGCTTCAGGCACTGCACCACCTCACCGGTCTGGCGGTGCTCGATGCCGGCATAGGTGTCCTCCTCGTTCTCTCGGATCACGACCACGTCCATGGCCGGATGCATGGAAGGCACGAAGGGGTGGTAAGCGATGCTCGGCCGCACGTTGGCATACAGGCCGAGCAGCTTGCGGAAGGACACGTTGACGCTCTTGTAGCCGCCGCCGGAGGGGGTCATCACCGGGCCCTTCAGGATCACGCCGTGCTCGGTGACCGCATCCAGGGCCTCAGGACCGAAGCCGGAGGCCGCGCCGGACTCGTAGGCCTTGAGCCCGACGGTGACTTGTTGGAAGCTGAGGGCCGGGTCCGCCTCGGCGAGCACGCCGAGCACGGCGGCGGTGATCTCGGGGCCGATGCCGTCGCCGGCGGCGACCGCCACGGTGCGGGCAGGCAGGTTCTGCGGGATCGGGGCGTAGCTGAGCGGGGCGAGTACAGCAGACATGGGCAGCTCCATATATACGAAGTAGATTTCGTGAATAGTAAAACGCAAAATAACAGGGGAAGCAAGCCCCCCGCCGCAAGCGCTCCATCCGCAGAAGCCGCCGGCTGGACCTTCCTCAGCAATCACACGCACGTGCTGGTGTGCCTGGCCAGGAACCCCGACCAGGTGCTGCGCGAGGTCGCCCAGCAGGTCGGCATCACCGAGCGCGCCGTGCAGCGCATCGTCTCGGAGCTGGAAGCCGGGGGCGTGGTGCGGCGCGAGCGCCAGGGCCGGCGCAACCGCTACCACCTCAACCTCGACGCGCCGCTGCGCCATCCGCTGGAGCGCCACTGCACCGTGGGGGAACTGCTGCGCTCGGTCACGCCGCCCGAGGCATGAGTCGCTACCGCCCGCCGGCGCCGAAATCTTCGCCCTACATCACGCCCGAGGGCGCGGCCCGCCTGCGCGCCGAGCTCGACCGGCTGTGGCGCGAGGAACGCCCCGAGGTGGTGCGCGCGCTGGCGGACGCCGCCGCCGAGGGCGACCGCTCGGAGAATGCCGAGTACATCTACCGCAAGAAGCAGCTGGGCGGGATCGACCGGCGCATCCGTTTCCTGCGCAGGCGACTCTCAGTGCTTAAAGTCGTGGACCGCACCCCCGCCGGCACCGAGCAGGTGTTCTTCGGCGCCTGGGTCACGGTGGAGGACGAGACCGGTGCAGAGGCGCGCTTCCGCATCGTCGGCCCGGACGAGTTCGACCAGGCGCCCGAGTACATCAGCATGGATGCGCCCCTCGCCCGCGCGCTCCTCAAGCGCAGCCCCGGCGACGAGGTGACGCTGGAGCTGGCGGCGGGGCGCAAGACCTGGTTGCTGCTCGAGGTCACTTACGAGGCGCCGGACTGACCCCCCAGGCGCCCAGCCGTCCGCCCGGCCACTGCGTCGTTAGCAGGGTGCGCCAGGTGGCGCCCGCCGAGCGTCGCGGCCTGCCGAGCGTCACCCCCTCGGGCCTCGCACTCACCTGGCCATGCGGTCTCCGGGAGCGCTGGCCAGCGCCCGATATGTTGACTAGCCACCGGGTCGGGACGTGCACGGCTCACCGAGCGATATAAAGATTTCCTGAGCGAGGGGAGCCGTGCACGGCCCGACCCCTCCGTAGGTTAAAATCGAACGCTTGTTTAGCGACCGTTCCGGAGACCCCGCCATGGACTTCTCGTTCACCGAAGAACAGCTCATGATCCAGGAAGCCGCCCGCGACTTCGCCCAGCGCGAGATCGTCCCCATCGCGGCCGAGTTCGACATCAGCGGCAAGTTCCCGGAAGAGACCCTGCGCAAGGCCGGCGAACTCGGCTTCATGGGCGTCGAAGTGCCGGAGGAATACGGCGGCTCGGCGCTGGACGCGGTCGGCTTCGCCCTGATGATGGAAGAGATCGCCGCCGCCGACGCCGCCCACTCGACCATCATCTCGGTGCACAACTCGCTCTACTGCAACGGCATCCTGCAGTACGGCACCGAGGAGCAGAAGCAGAAGTACGTGACGCCAGTGGCCTCGGGCGAGGTCTTCGCGGCCTACGCCCTGACCGAGCCGCAGTCGGGCTCGGACGCCGCCAACATGCGCACCCGTGCCGTGCGCGACGGCGACCACTACGTCATCAACGGCAAGAAGTCCTGGATCACCTCCGGCCCAGTGGCCAGGTACATCCTCCTGTTCGCCATGACCGACCCGGCCGCCGGCCCGAAGGGCGTGTCGGCGTTCATGATCGACACCGAGAAGGACGGCTTCCACCGCGGCAAAATCGAGCCCAAGCTGGGCATCCGCGCCTCGGCCACCTGCGAGATCGAGCTGGCCGACTACCGCTGCCCGGTCGAGGACCGCATCGCCAACGAGGGCGATGGCTTCAAGATCGCCATGAGCATCCTCGACGCCGGCCGCATCGGCATCGCCGCCCAGGCCGTGGGCATCGCCCGCGCCGCGTATGAGGCGAGCCTGCAGTACGTGCGCGAGCGCCATGCCTTCGGCACGCCGATCGGCAGCTTCCAGATGATCCAGGCCAAGGTCGCCGACATGAAGATGCGCCTCGAGGCCGCCCGCCTGCTGACGCTGAAGGCGGCCTGGAACAAGAAGGTCGCGGCCGCAGCCGGCCTGCGCAACACCACCGAGTCCTCCTGCGCCAAGCTGTTCGCCTCCGAGGCCGCGATGTTCATCACGCACGCGGCGGTGCAGATCCACGGCGGCATGGGCTACAGCAAGGAAATGCCCATCGAGCGCTATTTCCGCGACGCCAAGATCACCGAGATCTACGAGGGCACCAGCGAGATCCAGCGCATGGTCATCGCCAGGCAGGAAACC from the Thioalkalivibrio sp. XN279 genome contains:
- a CDS encoding NAD(P)-dependent alcohol dehydrogenase, with product MPQVKAYAAQSPDSGVAPFPIERRAPRPDDVLIEIEYCGVCHSDLHTAYNDWGITTYPIVPGHEIVGTVKAVGDAVTGFKPGDRVGVGCLVDSCRECGSCEHGLEQYCEQGWVGTYNGVDRHDGTPTYGGYSEQIVVSDRFVLRMPESLDLAAAAPLLCAGITTWSPLKHFGVGKGHRVGVVGMGGLGHMGVKFARALGAEVTVFTRSAAKVEEAKKQGAHHVIVSTDAAQMEAAAASFDFILDTVPVPHDLNPYVNVLKRDGTLIIVGLLGPVEPALHTFPVVLGRRRIAGSLIGGLPETQEMLDFCGEHGITCDIEMLDIKNINAAYERMQRSDVRYRFVIDMATLKD
- a CDS encoding toll/interleukin-1 receptor domain-containing protein, which encodes MSDAYRAFISYSHEDEAWAGWLQRGLERYRVPSRLRAARPELPRRLYPVFRDREELASSGDLGDSIRTALARAEALVVVCSPAAAASRWVNEEIRLFRSLAPGRPVLCLMVAGDPDPASGDCAFPPALRRDDEGAVLPEPLAADPREHADGRRGALLKIAAGLLGVGVDALRQRDQQRRVRVASGVAALASVVALLTIGLAINAQLAREEAELRRGQAEGLISFMLGDLRARLEPLGQLDMLDAVGAQAMQYFAELGDKGSEEEVLARAMALRQIGEVRFHRGQLQEALDAFNESRDIAAALHEHYPQQDRYLFELGQAEFWVGYVGWEQNRLDVAAQGMQTYMTHTRTLLERDPANPDYRLELAYALSNLGAIARQQREFPRALQYFQDSVGATRVLSDADPDNARLLTMLSEGWSWIGSTLEDLARLPEAEAAFEKSMGFATAAYALSDSPLDREQASDMATFLADTLLYQGKVEPALQRFRESLPIHEELARHDPTNARWELALYRTRRKLAEVAVATTMAGPDRAELQAVISGLDGLVELDTSAAGPRRQLALALRVQALVELAADRPELALAQAQRARDVLAAGETDLGTQGTDAALVSETLGSAAAAAGELERAHAAWQTALDALPEAEVRNLMQKALYARLTTRLGRAAEAQGVAAELAALGWADPRHPLPDPGSNEP
- a CDS encoding NADP-dependent isocitrate dehydrogenase; its protein translation is MSAVLAPLSYAPIPQNLPARTVAVAAGDGIGPEITAAVLGVLAEADPALSFQQVTVGLKAYESGAASGFGPEALDAVTEHGVILKGPVMTPSGGGYKSVNVSFRKLLGLYANVRPSIAYHPFVPSMHPAMDVVVIRENEEDTYAGIEHRQTGEVVQCLKLITRPGCERICRYAFEYARAHGRRKVTCMTKSNIMKLTDGLFQQVFEETARDYPEIAAEHMIIDIGTARMASRPGGFDVVVTPNLYGDILSDVAAEVSGSIGLAGSANIGRDCAMFEAVHGSAPDIAGRDIANPSGLLLAAVMMLHHLGRHAPATMIHNAWLRTLEDGIHTSDIFRPGISKRRVGTQAFAAAVSERLGLQPHHLPAARAAEAMPALHVDKVMAPARQATKELVGLDVFLHWDEAGRDPAVLGRRLETVRAGGLQFELITNRGVKVYPGGCPQTLRSDHWRCRFSGEAAGVSARDVPALLLQLAAAGLDVVKTENLYTFDGEPGFSRAQGA
- a CDS encoding winged helix-turn-helix domain-containing protein, whose protein sequence is MLVCLARNPDQVLREVAQQVGITERAVQRIVSELEAGGVVRRERQGRRNRYHLNLDAPLRHPLERHCTVGELLRSVTPPEA
- the greB gene encoding transcription elongation factor GreB → MSRYRPPAPKSSPYITPEGAARLRAELDRLWREERPEVVRALADAAAEGDRSENAEYIYRKKQLGGIDRRIRFLRRRLSVLKVVDRTPAGTEQVFFGAWVTVEDETGAEARFRIVGPDEFDQAPEYISMDAPLARALLKRSPGDEVTLELAAGRKTWLLLEVTYEAPD
- a CDS encoding acyl-CoA dehydrogenase family protein, giving the protein MDFSFTEEQLMIQEAARDFAQREIVPIAAEFDISGKFPEETLRKAGELGFMGVEVPEEYGGSALDAVGFALMMEEIAAADAAHSTIISVHNSLYCNGILQYGTEEQKQKYVTPVASGEVFAAYALTEPQSGSDAANMRTRAVRDGDHYVINGKKSWITSGPVARYILLFAMTDPAAGPKGVSAFMIDTEKDGFHRGKIEPKLGIRASATCEIELADYRCPVEDRIANEGDGFKIAMSILDAGRIGIAAQAVGIARAAYEASLQYVRERHAFGTPIGSFQMIQAKVADMKMRLEAARLLTLKAAWNKKVAAAAGLRNTTESSCAKLFASEAAMFITHAAVQIHGGMGYSKEMPIERYFRDAKITEIYEGTSEIQRMVIARQETGLR